From a single Botrytis cinerea B05.10 chromosome 4, complete sequence genomic region:
- the Bcyfh7 gene encoding Bcyfh7 yields MEDQVTRLTEKVWERFQHTPSNSRYLVAVSGIPGSGKTTLAATVTKRLNALQDAHSNKTSLPPIAGFVPMDGYHLTRAQLSAMPDPAHAHARRGAEFTFDGPAFLSLIQRLREPLTPSTVTIHAPSFDHALKDPKANDIPIEPTTRILIFEGNYLSLNKEPWRSAAKLMDQLWFVDVDFEVAKKRLIPRHVKAGIAENEEDAEKRVVENDLVNGEEIVKGRMEVDEVIVSKNDVVWK; encoded by the exons ATGGAAGATCAAGTAACAAGATTGACGGAGAAGGTTTGGG AAAGGTTCCAACATACACCTTCTAATAGTAGATACCTCGTCGCGGTTTCTGGAATTCCTGGTTCAG GCAAAACCACCCTCGCAGCAACTGTTACCAAACGTCTCAATGCTCTGCAAGACGCCCACTCAAACAaaacctccctccctccaatCGCCGGATTTGTCCCCATGGACGGCTACCATTTAACCCGCGCCCAACTATCAGCCATGCCAGACCCAGCGCATGCCCACGCACGTCGAGGCGCAGAATTTACATTCGATGGCCCCGCattcctctctctcatccAGCGTCTTCGTGAACCACTTACTCCATCTACTGTCACAATCCACGCTCCATCATTCGATCATGCGCTCAAGGATCCCAAGGCTAATGATATACCGATTGAACCCACAACCcggatattgatttttgagggCAATTATTTATCGTTGAATAAGGAACCGTGGAGGAGCGCTGCAAAATTGATGGATCAGCTTTGgtttgtggatgtggattttgAGGTTGCAAAGAAGAGGTTGATTCCCAGACATGTAAAAGCGGGGATTGCGGAAAATGAGGAGGATGCTGAGAAGAGAGTCGTGGAAAATGATTTGGTTAATGGGGAGGAGATTGTTAAGGGGAGGATGGAGGTTGACGAGGTTATTGTTAGTAAGAATGATGTTGTTTGGAAGTAG